A genome region from Arachis duranensis cultivar V14167 chromosome 6, aradu.V14167.gnm2.J7QH, whole genome shotgun sequence includes the following:
- the LOC107494407 gene encoding 5-methyltetrahydropteroyltriglutamate--homocysteine methyltransferase yields MASHIVGYPRMGPKRELKFALESFWDGKSSAEDLKKVAADLRASIWKQMADAGIKYIPSNTFSYYDQVLDATATLGAVPPRYGWTGGEIGFDTYFSMARGNATVPAMEMTKWFDTNYHFIVPELGPEVKFTYASHKAVEEYKEAKALGVETVPVLIGPVSYLLLSKPAKGVEKTFSLLSLLPKVLAVYKEVIADLKAAGATWIQFDEPTLVLDLDAHKLQAFTDAYAELAPVLSGLNVLIETYFADIPAETYKTLTSLNGVTAYGFDLVRGTQTIDLIKGGFPSGKYLFAGVVDGRNIWANDLAGSLSTLHALEGIVGKDKLVVSTSCSLLHTAVDLVNETKLDDEIKSWLAFAAQKVVEVNALAHALAGHKNEAFFSANAAAQASRKSSPRVTNEAVQKAAAALKGSDHRRATNVSARLDAQQKKLNLPILPTTTIGSFPQTPELRRVRREFKAGKISEEEYVTSIKEEIRKVVELQEELDIDVLVHGEPERNDMVEYFGEQLSGFAFTVNGWVQSYGSRCVKPPIIYGDVSRPKPMTVFWSSAAQSMTKRPMKGMLTGPVTILNWSFVRNDQPRSETTYQIALAIKDEVEDLEKAGINVIQIDEAALREGLPLRKSEQAHYLDWAVHAFRITNVGVQDTTQIHTHMCYSNFNDIIHSIIDMDADVITIENSRSDEKLLSVFREGVKYGAGIGPGVYDIHSPRIPPTEEIADRINKMLAVLEKNILWVNPDCGLKTRKYTEVKPALTNMVAAAKLIRNELAK; encoded by the exons ATGGCTTCGCATATTGTTGGATACCCTCGCATGGGCCCCAAGAGAGAGCTCAAGTTCGCTCTTGAGTCCTTCTGGGATGGCAAGAGCAGCGCCGAGGATTTGAAGAAGGTTGCTGCTGATCTCAGGGCATCCATCTGGAAACAGATGGCAGATGCCGGGATCAAGTACATCCCCAGCAATACTTTCTCTTACTACGACCAGGTTCTGGATGCCACTGCCACCCTTGGTGCCGTCCCTCCCCGTTATGGCTGGACCGGCGGTGAGATCGGGTTTGACACCTACTTTTCTATGGCCAGGGGTAACGCCACCGTCCCTGCAATGGAGATGACCAAGTGGTTCGACACCAACTA CCACTTCATTGTCCCTGAGTTGGGCCCCGAAGTGAAGTTCACATATGCCTCCCACAAGGCAGTTGAAGAGTACAAGGAGGCCAAGGCG CTTGGAGTTGAAACTGTCCCAGTCCTCATTGGCCCAGTTTCATACTTGTTGCTCTCCAAGCCTGCCAAGGGTGTTGAGAAGACCTTCTCTCTCCTCTCACTTCTCCCCAAGGTCCTCGCTGTCTACAA GGAAGTCATTGCTGACCTTAAGGCAGCTGGAGCTACATGGATCCAATTTGATGAGCCTACCCTTGTGTTGGACCTTGATGCTCACAAGTTGCAAGCATTTACTGATGCATATGCAGAACTTGCACCTGTTCTCTCTGGCTTGAATGTTCTTATTGAGACCTACTTTGCTGACATCCCTGCTGAGACATACAAGACCCTTACATCTCTGAATGGTGTCACCGCATATGGATTTGATTTGGTCCGTGGAACTCAGACTATTGATTTGATCAAGGGTGGATTCCCCAGTGGAAAATACCTCTTTGCTGGAGTTGTTGATGGAAGGAACATTTGGGCTAATGATCTTGCTGGTTCTCTCAGCACACTGCATGCTCTTGAAGGCATTGTCGGCAAAG ATAAGCTTGTTGTATCCACCTCCTGCTCACTTCTTCACACTGCTGTTGATCTTGTTAATGAGACCAAGTTGGATGATGAGATCAAGTCATGGCTAGCTTTTGCAGCCCAAAAAGTTGTTGAAGTAAATGCTTTAGCTCATGCATTGGCTGGTCACAAGAACGAG GCCTTCTTCTCTGCCAACGCTGCCGCCCAAGCTTCAAGAAAGTCATCCCCAAGAGTGACCAATGAAGCTGTTCAGAAGGCT GCTGCTGCATTGAAGGGTTCTGACCATCGTCGTGCCACTAACGTCAGTGCCAGATTGGATGCTCAACAAAAGAAGCTTAACCTTCCAATCCTCCCAACTACCACCATTGGATCCTTCCCTCAGACCCCCGAGTTGAGGAGGGTGCGTCGTGAATTCAAGGCTGGAAA GATCTCTGAGGAAGAATATGTTACATCAATCAAGGAGGAAATCCGCAAAGTTGTTGAACTCCAAGAagagcttgatattgatgtctTGGTCCATGGAGAGCCTGAG AGGAATGATATGGTTGAGTACTTTGGAGAGCAGTTGTCAGGTTTTGCCTTCACTGTTAACGGGTGGGTGCAATCCTATGGATCTCGCTGTGTGAAGCCACCAATCATTTATGGTGATGTGAGCCGCCCCAAGCCAATGACAGTCTTCTGGTCATCCGCTGCTCAGAGCATGACCAAACGCCCAATGAAGGGAATGCTTACTGGCCCAGTCACCATTCTCAACTGGTCCTTTGTCAGAAACGACCAGCCAAG ATCGGAGACCACCTACCAGATTGCTTTGGCCATCAAGGATGAAGTCGAAGACCTTGAGAAGGCTGGCATTAATGTTATCCAAATTGATGAGGCTGCTTTGCGTGAGGGTCTCCCATTGAGGAAGTCAGAGCAAGCTCATTACTTGGACTGGGCCGTCCACGCCTTCAGAATCACCAACGTCGGTGTTCAGGATACCACCCAG ATCCACACCCACATGTGCTACTCCAACTTCAACGATATTATTCACTCCATCATTGACATGGATGCTGATGTTATCACCATTGAGAACTCTCGTTCTGATGAGAAGCTTCTTTCAGTGTTCCGTGAAGGAGTTAAGTATGGTGCCGGTATTGGCCCAGGTGTGTATGACATCCATTCCCCAAGGATTCCACCAACCGAGGAGATTGCCGACAGGATCAACAAGATGCTTGCAGTGCTGGAGAAGAACATCTTGTGGGTCAACCCTGACTGTGGTCTCAAGACCCGTAAGTACACTGAGGTGAAGCCAGCCCTCACCAACATGGTTGCTGCTGCCAAACTTATCCGCAACGAGCTTGCCAAGTGA